A window of Ignicoccus hospitalis KIN4/I contains these coding sequences:
- a CDS encoding 50S ribosomal protein L30e: MTVTAIEAELKTALRTGKVVLGAKQTIKLLKTGKAKAAIVSAGAPPIVRRDVLYYAKLSNIPVYVYPGTSKELGTLCAKPFVVSALAVVDEGDSKIVDAIKAESRVE, from the coding sequence ATGACCGTGACCGCGATAGAGGCCGAGTTGAAGACTGCCTTGAGAACGGGAAAAGTGGTCTTGGGCGCTAAACAAACCATAAAGTTGTTGAAGACCGGGAAGGCCAAGGCGGCCATAGTCTCGGCCGGGGCTCCTCCGATAGTGAGGAGGGACGTGCTGTACTACGCCAAGCTCAGCAACATACCGGTGTACGTGTACCCCGGGACCAGCAAGGAGCTGGGCACGCTGTGCGCCAAGCCCTTCGTCGTGAGCGCCCTCGCGGTAGTAGACGAGGGCGACTCTAAAATAGTGGACGCAATAAAAGCCGAGAGCAGGGTTGAGTGA
- a CDS encoding DUF99 family protein codes for MVVRLQAHAFKKDPGDVTGAFLPLAEGDVVIIDSITICGLGYVDPSKFERAVVVSKFVPRVTKAVPVARRLYGDDRFREVAEEYLRRVKCFKRGPHKLCVAPYGMDYQEALKIIEERSVRRGLPEEVILAHELASAAGLWLTRAPSPLGS; via the coding sequence GTGGTCGTAAGGCTCCAAGCGCACGCGTTCAAGAAGGACCCCGGCGACGTGACTGGGGCCTTCTTGCCTTTGGCCGAGGGCGACGTCGTGATAATAGATAGCATAACCATCTGTGGCTTGGGCTACGTGGACCCCTCGAAGTTCGAAAGGGCAGTGGTGGTGAGTAAGTTCGTACCCCGCGTGACCAAGGCTGTGCCGGTAGCCAGGAGGCTCTACGGCGACGACCGCTTTCGGGAGGTAGCGGAGGAGTACCTAAGGAGGGTGAAGTGCTTCAAGAGGGGGCCCCACAAGCTCTGCGTCGCGCCTTACGGGATGGACTACCAAGAGGCATTGAAAATAATTGAAGAGAGGAGCGTTAGGAGGGGGCTGCCGGAAGAGGTGATACTAGCACACGAGCTGGCCTCGGCGGCGGGGCTCTGGCTCACGCGAGCCCCTTCTCCACTAGGAAGTTAG
- the rpoA2 gene encoding DNA-directed RNA polymerase subunit A'' produces MIDEWERKLYEEYNIRSKPKFIEELRRNIEKLIDVKPEVSEEELKKVVDLTFRYFLRAQVEPGEAVGTVAAQSIGEPSTQMTLRTFHYAGVKELNVTLGLPRLIEIVDARRTPSTPTMTVYLDEEHRHDKEKALEVARKIEMTKVENVASSVEIDWFETTIIVRLDPEMMEDKGITRDDVIKAINRLRIKGRAEPDPDDEYAVLVRLDPEAYTSIGELQKVRDKVLSAKIKGIKGINRVIVQQREDEYVLVTDGSNLAQVLEVEGVDPTRTVSDSIKEIEEVLGIEAARQAIINEILDVLENQGLDVDRRHIMLLADAMTWSGEVRQVGRHGIAGTKPSVLARAAFEVTVKQLVDAAVEGEVDELKGVTENIIIGQPIPLGTGMVLLAMNPQEFVRRVKKSSEERQGGE; encoded by the coding sequence CTGATAGACGAGTGGGAGAGGAAGCTTTACGAGGAGTACAACATAAGGTCGAAGCCGAAGTTCATCGAAGAGCTGAGGAGGAACATCGAGAAGCTGATAGACGTAAAGCCGGAGGTCAGCGAGGAAGAGCTGAAGAAGGTAGTGGACCTGACGTTCAGGTACTTCCTGAGGGCGCAGGTCGAGCCCGGAGAGGCCGTGGGCACGGTGGCTGCCCAGTCCATAGGCGAGCCCTCCACGCAGATGACACTGAGGACCTTCCACTATGCGGGCGTAAAGGAGCTAAACGTAACCTTGGGCCTTCCTAGGCTAATAGAGATAGTTGACGCGAGGCGCACCCCCAGCACCCCCACTATGACCGTCTACTTGGACGAGGAACACAGACACGACAAAGAGAAAGCTCTCGAAGTGGCTAGAAAGATAGAGATGACGAAGGTCGAAAACGTGGCGTCGAGCGTAGAGATAGATTGGTTCGAGACCACCATAATTGTTCGGCTCGACCCAGAGATGATGGAGGATAAAGGAATAACGAGGGACGACGTGATCAAGGCAATAAACAGGTTGAGGATAAAGGGAAGGGCGGAGCCGGACCCCGACGACGAATACGCCGTGCTCGTGAGGCTGGACCCGGAGGCTTACACCTCCATAGGCGAGCTGCAGAAGGTAAGGGATAAGGTTCTGTCCGCTAAGATTAAGGGCATTAAAGGGATAAACAGAGTAATCGTTCAACAGAGGGAGGATGAGTACGTCTTAGTTACCGACGGCTCTAACTTGGCCCAAGTGTTAGAGGTAGAAGGCGTGGACCCCACTCGGACGGTGAGCGACAGCATCAAGGAGATAGAAGAAGTGTTAGGTATAGAAGCCGCTAGGCAAGCAATAATAAATGAGATATTGGACGTCTTGGAGAACCAAGGTTTGGACGTGGATAGGAGGCACATAATGTTGTTAGCCGACGCGATGACTTGGAGCGGCGAGGTCAGGCAGGTGGGGAGGCACGGGATAGCCGGTACCAAGCCCAGCGTGCTCGCCAGGGCGGCCTTCGAGGTCACTGTTAAGCAGCTCGTGGACGCGGCGGTGGAAGGGGAGGTGGACGAGCTGAAGGGAGTCACTGAGAACATAATAATCGGCCAGCCGATACCGTTGGGCACCGGGATGGTGCTCTTGGCTATGAATCCGCAAGAGTTCGTGAGGAGAGTTAAAAAGAGCAGTGAAGAGCGCCAAGGGGGTGAATGA
- a CDS encoding bifunctional nuclease family protein, which produces MEGRLVRVVDVDARIEEIYQNAHLTPITVMICKLEDSRTFRLYYIPIEIVYAIKNLKEGFGEVPRNARNSLFDILPYFESVIENFKSVIEKVVIDELDEDSGLYTAKLFLNLGSVKLSIPMIPSHAIYLALITDKPIYVDEKLLEREYGEVGDYED; this is translated from the coding sequence TTGGAGGGCAGGCTGGTTAGGGTCGTCGACGTAGACGCGAGGATAGAAGAAATATACCAAAACGCCCACCTAACGCCTATCACCGTCATGATTTGTAAGCTTGAAGACTCTAGGACCTTCCGCTTGTACTACATCCCCATAGAGATAGTGTACGCTATCAAGAACTTGAAGGAGGGTTTCGGGGAGGTCCCCCGGAACGCGAGGAACTCCCTCTTCGACATATTGCCGTACTTCGAGAGCGTGATAGAGAATTTTAAGAGCGTTATAGAGAAGGTCGTAATAGACGAACTCGACGAGGACAGCGGCCTTTACACCGCCAAGCTGTTCTTGAACTTGGGTTCGGTGAAGCTCTCGATACCCATGATACCCAGCCACGCCATATATTTGGCCTTGATAACCGACAAGCCCATATACGTTGACGAAAAACTCTTGGAGAGGGAGTACGGGGAAGTCGGGGACTACGAGGACTGA
- a CDS encoding 30S ribosomal protein S12 — protein sequence MPGKKAPNGLFAARKLERKRLKFRWSQREFKRRMLKLKEKYDPLEGAPMARGIVLEKVGVEARKPNSAVRKCVRVQLVKNGKVVTAFVPGDGGLNVISEHDEVVIVGIGGPRGRSMGDIPGVRYKVVLVNGVSLDAILKGKKQKPVR from the coding sequence ATGCCCGGTAAGAAAGCTCCCAACGGACTGTTCGCGGCTAGGAAGCTGGAGAGGAAGAGGCTCAAGTTCAGGTGGAGCCAGAGGGAGTTCAAGAGGAGGATGTTGAAGCTCAAGGAGAAGTACGACCCACTGGAAGGGGCTCCAATGGCACGCGGGATAGTCCTCGAGAAGGTAGGCGTGGAGGCGCGTAAGCCTAACTCCGCAGTGAGGAAGTGCGTGAGGGTGCAATTGGTTAAGAACGGGAAGGTAGTAACGGCCTTCGTGCCCGGGGACGGCGGCCTCAACGTGATATCCGAACACGACGAGGTGGTGATAGTCGGCATAGGAGGGCCCAGAGGGAGGTCGATGGGTGACATCCCGGGAGTTAGGTACAAAGTCGTGCTGGTGAACGGGGTATCCTTGGACGCCATCCTGAAGGGTAAAAAACAGAAGCCCGTGAGGTAA
- a CDS encoding 30S ribosomal protein S7, translated as MERETISPLEPKLFGKWDYDGVEIRDPSLKKYICLKPVWTPYTAGRHEKRRFGKAEVPIVERLINKLMRPGRNMGKKAKLYSVVERAFDLIYLMTGQNPLQVLVRAIENSAPREETTRIMYGGIVYHVAVDVSPQRRVDLALRFLTEGARMKAFKSQKPLEETLAEEIVAAANDDPKSYAIQKKEEIERIALSSR; from the coding sequence ATGGAGAGGGAAACTATAAGTCCCTTGGAGCCCAAGTTGTTCGGCAAGTGGGACTACGACGGCGTGGAGATAAGGGACCCTAGCCTTAAGAAGTACATATGCTTGAAGCCCGTGTGGACCCCGTACACCGCCGGTAGACACGAGAAGAGGAGGTTCGGGAAGGCCGAGGTCCCCATAGTGGAGAGGTTGATAAACAAGCTCATGAGGCCTGGAAGGAACATGGGCAAGAAGGCCAAGCTCTACAGCGTGGTGGAGAGGGCCTTCGACTTGATATACTTGATGACCGGGCAGAACCCCCTGCAAGTGCTCGTGAGGGCCATTGAAAACTCCGCCCCTAGGGAAGAGACCACCAGGATAATGTACGGCGGTATAGTCTACCACGTGGCTGTGGACGTAAGCCCCCAGAGGAGGGTAGACCTAGCTCTGAGGTTCCTAACCGAAGGCGCCAGGATGAAGGCGTTCAAGAGTCAGAAGCCCTTGGAGGAGACTCTCGCGGAAGAGATAGTGGCCGCGGCTAACGACGACCCCAAGAGCTACGCTATACAAAAGAAGGAGGAAATCGAGAGGATAGCGCTCTCCTCGCGCTAA
- a CDS encoding MoaD/ThiS family protein, translating into MVELRLWDGRRAELEAKNLKELLLCARKLFGLERYVDEDGEPKAILLVFVNGVERSALLDESLEDGDVVELYPVLHRG; encoded by the coding sequence ATGGTGGAACTGAGGCTCTGGGACGGCCGGAGGGCGGAGCTAGAGGCCAAGAACTTGAAGGAGTTGTTGCTCTGCGCCCGGAAGCTCTTCGGCTTGGAGAGGTACGTCGACGAGGACGGAGAACCCAAGGCAATATTGCTAGTATTCGTCAACGGCGTAGAGAGGTCGGCTCTGTTGGACGAGAGCTTGGAGGACGGCGACGTGGTGGAGCTCTACCCGGTACTTCATAGGGGGTAA
- a CDS encoding NusA-like transcription termination signal-binding factor: MPDIVLTPEEFRYMQTFATLTGVTPVDCIVDPTFDRIIFLVKPEDVGRAIGKRGFMVRKLKEILKKQIEIVPYSDNIEEMVKNALAPARVIGVRVSKTPKGKVVYARVNPKDKGVAIGKEGRNVAKARLILKRHFDVDSLVVV; the protein is encoded by the coding sequence ATGCCGGATATAGTCCTCACCCCGGAAGAGTTTAGGTACATGCAGACCTTCGCTACGCTGACCGGAGTGACGCCCGTCGACTGCATAGTGGACCCGACCTTTGATAGAATAATCTTCCTAGTGAAGCCGGAGGACGTGGGAAGGGCGATAGGCAAGAGGGGCTTTATGGTTAGAAAGTTGAAGGAAATATTGAAGAAGCAGATAGAGATAGTCCCCTACAGCGACAACATTGAAGAGATGGTAAAGAACGCCTTGGCCCCGGCTAGGGTGATTGGAGTCAGGGTGAGCAAGACTCCAAAGGGGAAGGTCGTGTACGCCAGAGTGAACCCCAAGGATAAGGGAGTGGCCATAGGTAAGGAGGGCCGAAACGTCGCCAAGGCCCGTTTAATCCTTAAAAGACACTTCGATGTGGACTCGCTCGTGGTGGTCTGA
- a CDS encoding pelota family protein, which produces MRVLEVNESKGEVKVRVEDEEDVWILHSALRPGDLVRARTARSVAGSSGKEKIPMTLTIKVTGSEFQAFSNVLRVKGVVVEGPDKFGLIGSHHAIKVYPGKEITIIRERGLAQLLERLKKGEERKPQVPVLAVDYDEYSLAVVRGQGIEWVFEGSLRLPGKGDEGREAATERKINELAKRVSEELKLRNLDHVVVVGPGFLKDKVAQRLSEEGFKVKVDSASSGGRAGVLEAIRKGSLRGVAKELESIKALEALEEFVKHVARGDGYALYGVDDCMTAAQANAVKTLIISDDLLHSPDLGERAVELVELAEKKGAEVIIVPKGTEAWERLRPFGDVVCLLRFPISL; this is translated from the coding sequence GTGCGAGTCTTAGAGGTCAACGAGTCTAAGGGGGAAGTCAAGGTAAGGGTGGAAGACGAGGAGGACGTGTGGATCTTACACAGCGCCTTGAGGCCCGGGGACTTGGTCCGGGCGAGGACCGCCAGGAGCGTGGCGGGGAGCTCCGGCAAGGAAAAGATACCCATGACGTTGACCATTAAGGTCACGGGCTCGGAGTTCCAAGCGTTCAGCAACGTATTGAGGGTCAAGGGGGTAGTCGTAGAGGGGCCGGACAAGTTCGGCTTAATAGGCTCGCACCACGCGATAAAGGTCTACCCGGGGAAGGAGATAACCATAATTAGGGAGAGGGGCCTCGCGCAGCTCTTGGAGAGGCTCAAGAAGGGGGAGGAGAGGAAGCCCCAAGTCCCGGTCCTCGCTGTGGACTACGACGAGTACTCCTTAGCGGTGGTCAGGGGACAAGGAATAGAGTGGGTCTTCGAGGGCTCCCTCAGGCTCCCGGGGAAGGGGGACGAGGGCCGCGAGGCGGCGACCGAGAGGAAGATAAACGAGCTGGCGAAGAGGGTTTCTGAGGAGCTGAAGTTAAGAAACCTCGACCACGTGGTAGTGGTGGGCCCCGGGTTCCTTAAGGACAAGGTCGCCCAACGCTTGTCCGAGGAAGGCTTCAAGGTTAAGGTGGACAGCGCCTCCTCCGGGGGGAGGGCGGGCGTCTTAGAGGCGATAAGGAAGGGCTCCTTGAGGGGGGTCGCGAAGGAGCTGGAGAGCATCAAAGCTCTCGAGGCCCTCGAGGAGTTCGTGAAACACGTCGCCCGGGGCGACGGGTACGCGCTCTACGGGGTCGACGACTGTATGACCGCCGCCCAAGCGAACGCGGTTAAAACCCTCATAATATCGGACGACCTCTTGCACTCCCCCGACTTAGGGGAGAGGGCGGTGGAGTTGGTGGAGCTCGCGGAGAAGAAGGGCGCGGAAGTGATAATAGTGCCCAAGGGGACCGAGGCTTGGGAGAGGCTGAGGCCCTTCGGCGACGTGGTGTGTTTGCTGCGCTTCCCCATTTCTCTATAG
- a CDS encoding ORC1-type DNA replication protein, with protein sequence MLTADLDDILDDVFERVTSSRIFKNRDVLLPDYLPNKLPHREEQIRKVASVLAQALKGYKPNNLFIYGLTGTGKTAVVKLVVKKLSEKAVEKGVKLKITFINTKRDDTPYRVLARMLEDIGIRVPPTGVATAELYSRFKKFLDKKGTLMILVLDEIDYHVKKYGDDLLYKLTRINEELQRSKVSLVGITNDVNFTSWLDPRVKSSLGEEELVFPPYTAEQLRDILKDRAEMAFVEGVLGEGVIELCAALAARENGDARKALDLLRISGEIAERSGSSKVTVEHVRRAWEQMEKDRVVEIVKSLPLHSKLILYSILLLTKGGKTTYTGEVYRKYKELTAELGIETLTLRRVGDLISELDMLGLISTEVVSRGRRGLTRVISLESDPEAIRKGLLVDPTVAEVAG encoded by the coding sequence GTGCTGACCGCGGACCTCGACGACATACTCGACGACGTCTTCGAACGGGTGACCAGCTCGAGGATATTCAAGAACAGGGACGTGCTGCTGCCGGATTACTTGCCTAACAAGCTTCCCCATAGAGAAGAACAAATAAGGAAGGTGGCCAGCGTCCTAGCCCAAGCCCTCAAGGGCTACAAGCCGAACAACTTGTTCATATATGGCCTCACGGGCACCGGTAAGACAGCGGTCGTAAAGCTGGTAGTCAAGAAGTTAAGTGAGAAAGCCGTCGAGAAGGGAGTTAAATTGAAAATAACCTTCATCAACACCAAGAGGGACGATACCCCGTATAGGGTGCTAGCGAGGATGCTGGAGGACATAGGGATAAGGGTACCCCCGACGGGAGTGGCGACGGCGGAGCTCTACTCGAGGTTCAAGAAGTTCCTGGACAAGAAGGGAACTTTGATGATACTCGTGTTAGACGAGATAGACTATCACGTAAAGAAGTACGGCGACGACTTGCTCTACAAGCTGACCAGGATAAACGAGGAGCTCCAAAGGTCCAAGGTATCCTTGGTTGGAATAACGAACGACGTCAACTTCACCAGCTGGCTCGACCCTAGGGTAAAGTCCTCCTTGGGCGAGGAGGAGCTCGTGTTCCCCCCGTACACGGCCGAGCAGCTGAGGGACATATTGAAGGACAGGGCGGAGATGGCGTTCGTAGAGGGGGTGCTGGGGGAGGGAGTGATAGAGCTCTGCGCGGCCTTGGCTGCTAGGGAAAACGGGGACGCTAGGAAGGCCCTCGACTTGTTGAGGATATCCGGCGAAATAGCCGAGAGGAGCGGCTCCTCGAAGGTTACCGTAGAGCACGTCAGGAGGGCTTGGGAGCAGATGGAGAAGGACAGGGTGGTGGAGATAGTGAAGAGCTTGCCCTTACACAGCAAGTTGATACTGTATTCCATACTCCTCTTGACGAAGGGCGGGAAGACCACCTACACCGGCGAGGTGTACCGCAAGTACAAGGAGCTGACCGCGGAGCTCGGGATAGAGACCCTAACGCTTAGGAGGGTCGGCGACTTGATTTCGGAGTTAGACATGTTGGGGCTCATCTCCACCGAGGTGGTGAGCAGGGGGAGGAGGGGGCTCACTCGAGTGATCAGCTTGGAGAGCGACCCAGAGGCTATAAGAAAGGGGCTGCTCGTGGACCCCACGGTGGCCGAGGTCGCCGGTTAG
- the prs gene encoding ribose-phosphate diphosphokinase: MGKVLCLTPPKGLCDGLVASLNAEAHFIERKKFPDGESYVRIPIPVSGEDVLVVHTGFPDQNDRVIEVLLTIDTLKDLGAESVTLLMPYMPYARQDRRFREGEPVSIKTLLKTLSNLDLDYLVVVDIHKEYSLSEFGGGAFNVSVLPYLAEKIKDEVEDPLVLAPDRGATARAKSVASVLKAPWDYLEKRRDRVTGEVTIRPKEISAEGKTVIIVDDMVSTGSTLALAAKQLKAAGAKRVLALVAHALMVGDAENKLREAGVERVITANTLARDYPTITKVIDVSEYLSNFLVEKGLA; this comes from the coding sequence GTGGGTAAGGTGCTATGCTTGACCCCGCCCAAGGGGCTGTGCGACGGCTTGGTGGCTTCCTTGAACGCCGAGGCCCACTTCATAGAGAGGAAGAAGTTCCCGGACGGGGAGAGCTACGTGCGCATACCCATACCCGTCTCGGGCGAGGACGTACTGGTCGTACACACCGGCTTCCCCGACCAAAACGATAGGGTAATAGAAGTCTTGCTCACCATAGATACCCTCAAGGACCTAGGCGCCGAGAGCGTGACCTTGCTCATGCCCTACATGCCCTACGCAAGGCAAGACAGGAGGTTCAGGGAGGGGGAGCCCGTCTCGATAAAGACCTTGCTCAAGACGCTTTCTAACCTAGACTTGGACTACTTGGTAGTAGTGGACATACACAAAGAGTACTCCTTGAGCGAGTTCGGAGGGGGAGCGTTCAACGTCAGCGTCTTACCTTACTTAGCCGAAAAGATAAAAGACGAGGTCGAGGACCCCTTGGTGCTCGCCCCGGACCGGGGCGCCACTGCTAGGGCGAAGAGCGTCGCGTCCGTTCTAAAGGCGCCTTGGGACTACTTGGAGAAGAGGAGGGACAGAGTGACGGGCGAAGTGACCATAAGGCCTAAGGAGATAAGCGCGGAGGGCAAGACCGTAATAATAGTAGACGACATGGTGTCCACTGGCTCAACGCTGGCCTTGGCGGCGAAGCAGCTCAAGGCGGCCGGGGCCAAGAGGGTCCTAGCGCTGGTCGCGCACGCGCTCATGGTGGGCGACGCGGAGAACAAGCTCCGGGAGGCCGGAGTGGAGAGGGTCATAACGGCTAATACCCTAGCTAGGGACTATCCGACGATAACTAAGGTAATAGACGTGAGTGAGTACCTATCTAACTTCCTAGTGGAGAAGGGGCTCGCGTGA
- a CDS encoding DNA-directed RNA polymerase subunit A': MPQRFRLAPRADKIIKEIKFGILSPDEIRKMAVVAVVTDQAYDEAGMPVEGGIMDPRMGVTSPGQRCPTCGNTLHDCPGHFGYIELVKPVIHYEFVPHIYDALRATCRVCGRVKLSDEEIDKFLRLYEKLEKKWPLLARRVTAFVRKKAAKVMECPHCGAKQYKIKLEKPYNFIEERMPRLHYLNPEEVRSRLENIPDKDAKVLGFDPKEARPEWAVLTVLPVPPVTVRPSIILETGMRSEDDLTHKLADIVRTNNKLRENIESGASEAMIENLWGLLQYHVATFFDNEIPGIPPARHRSGKPLRTLAQRLKGKEGRFRSNLSGKRVDFSARTVISPDPNISINEVGVPIEVAKTLTVPVKVTPWNIEEMRKLVINGPDKWPGANYVIMKDGRRIDLRYAKDRKIIAESLQPGWTVERHLQDGDVVLFNRQPSLHRMSIMAHLVRVLPGKTFRLCPLVCPPYNADFDGDEMNLHVPQSEEARAEALELMLVEKHILSPRYGGPIIGGLQDYISGAYLLTTVATLLDRSDVQELLGVTGYEGELPEPAILSPKTVWTGKQLFSVFLPKDFNYSGKANISTGELKCDDEYCFYDSFVVVRDGELVEGVLDKKSIGHEQPKSLMHWIVYEYGPEKGREIYDRAFKMFLRFIEKRGFTTRYDDVRLPPEAKKEIEEVLKEAYEEVEKLIEDFKNGLLEPLPGRTLEETLELMIMDVLAKARDKAGEIAAKYLSPLNNAVIMAKAGARGNILNLTQMAALLGQQSVRGERIKRGYRKRTLPHFEWGDISPDARGFVKHSFYEGLTPTEVFFHAAGGREGLVDTAVRTSQSGYMQRRLINALQDLKVDYDGTVKDAWGALYQSVYGDDGVDPMKSAHGESVDVKHVIEKVTKVRL, translated from the coding sequence ATGCCGCAAAGGTTTCGCCTCGCCCCTCGAGCGGACAAGATCATCAAAGAGATAAAGTTCGGAATACTCTCGCCGGACGAAATAAGGAAGATGGCCGTAGTGGCCGTCGTAACTGACCAAGCTTACGACGAGGCCGGCATGCCCGTGGAAGGGGGCATAATGGACCCCCGTATGGGGGTCACCAGCCCCGGCCAGAGGTGTCCCACTTGTGGTAACACCCTTCACGACTGCCCCGGCCACTTCGGTTACATAGAGCTAGTGAAACCGGTAATACACTATGAGTTCGTGCCTCACATTTACGACGCCCTCCGCGCCACTTGCAGAGTCTGCGGCAGAGTGAAGCTCTCCGACGAGGAGATAGATAAATTCTTGCGGTTGTATGAGAAGTTGGAAAAGAAGTGGCCTTTACTGGCTAGGAGGGTAACTGCCTTCGTTAGGAAGAAGGCCGCGAAGGTGATGGAGTGCCCCCACTGCGGGGCGAAGCAGTACAAGATCAAGCTGGAGAAGCCCTACAACTTCATTGAGGAGAGGATGCCCAGGCTCCACTACTTGAACCCGGAGGAGGTGAGGAGCAGGCTGGAAAACATACCCGACAAGGACGCTAAGGTACTCGGCTTCGACCCCAAAGAGGCCAGGCCGGAGTGGGCCGTACTTACCGTATTGCCCGTCCCCCCTGTCACTGTTAGGCCCTCGATTATCCTAGAAACCGGAATGAGGTCGGAGGACGACCTAACACACAAGCTAGCAGACATAGTTAGGACAAACAACAAGTTGAGGGAGAACATCGAAAGCGGCGCTTCGGAGGCAATGATAGAGAACTTGTGGGGCTTGCTCCAGTACCACGTGGCTACGTTCTTCGATAACGAGATCCCCGGCATCCCGCCCGCCAGGCACAGGTCGGGCAAGCCCTTGAGGACCTTGGCCCAGAGGCTCAAGGGCAAGGAAGGTAGGTTCCGTTCCAACCTCTCCGGTAAGAGGGTCGACTTCTCGGCTAGGACCGTCATCAGCCCCGACCCTAACATATCGATAAACGAGGTAGGAGTCCCCATAGAGGTGGCCAAGACCCTCACGGTCCCGGTTAAGGTAACTCCTTGGAATATCGAAGAGATGAGGAAGTTGGTCATTAACGGCCCGGACAAGTGGCCCGGCGCCAACTACGTCATCATGAAGGACGGGCGCAGGATAGACTTGAGGTACGCCAAGGACCGCAAGATAATTGCAGAGAGCTTGCAGCCCGGCTGGACCGTCGAGAGGCACTTGCAAGACGGGGACGTGGTGCTGTTCAACCGGCAGCCGTCCTTGCACAGGATGAGCATAATGGCCCACTTAGTTAGGGTGCTGCCGGGCAAGACCTTCCGCCTCTGCCCGCTCGTCTGTCCCCCCTACAACGCCGACTTCGACGGCGACGAGATGAACTTGCACGTGCCCCAGAGCGAGGAGGCGAGGGCTGAAGCGCTGGAGCTCATGCTGGTCGAGAAGCACATACTGAGCCCCAGGTACGGCGGCCCGATAATCGGGGGCCTCCAAGATTACATCTCCGGCGCCTACTTGCTAACCACAGTCGCGACCTTGTTGGACAGGAGCGACGTGCAAGAGCTCCTAGGGGTTACGGGCTACGAGGGCGAGCTCCCGGAGCCCGCGATCTTGAGCCCCAAGACGGTGTGGACCGGGAAGCAGTTGTTCTCCGTGTTCTTGCCTAAGGACTTCAACTACTCCGGAAAGGCGAACATATCCACCGGCGAGCTCAAGTGCGACGACGAGTACTGCTTCTACGACTCCTTCGTGGTCGTCAGGGACGGAGAGCTGGTTGAAGGGGTGTTGGACAAGAAGTCCATAGGCCACGAGCAGCCTAAGAGCCTAATGCACTGGATAGTCTACGAGTACGGCCCGGAGAAGGGCAGGGAGATATACGACAGAGCGTTCAAGATGTTCCTAAGGTTCATAGAGAAGAGGGGCTTCACCACTAGGTACGACGACGTGAGGTTGCCTCCCGAAGCTAAGAAGGAGATAGAGGAGGTCTTGAAGGAAGCTTACGAAGAAGTGGAGAAACTGATAGAGGACTTTAAGAACGGCTTGTTGGAACCCTTGCCCGGAAGGACTCTGGAGGAGACTTTGGAGTTAATGATAATGGACGTACTGGCCAAGGCAAGGGACAAGGCCGGCGAGATCGCGGCCAAGTACTTGAGCCCGCTGAACAACGCCGTAATAATGGCAAAGGCCGGAGCAAGGGGCAACATACTGAACTTGACGCAAATGGCGGCGCTGCTCGGCCAGCAGTCGGTTAGGGGGGAGAGGATCAAGAGGGGCTACCGCAAGAGGACCTTGCCGCACTTCGAGTGGGGCGACATAAGCCCGGACGCCAGAGGGTTCGTGAAGCACTCGTTCTACGAGGGCCTAACTCCCACCGAGGTGTTCTTCCACGCCGCCGGAGGTAGGGAGGGGCTGGTGGACACGGCTGTGAGGACGAGCCAGTCCGGCTACATGCAGAGGAGGCTGATAAACGCGTTACAAGACTTGAAGGTCGACTACGACGGCACGGTTAAGGACGCTTGGGGCGCGCTTTATCAGAGCGTCTACGGCGACGACGGCGTGGACCCCATGAAGAGTGCCCACGGGGAGTCGGTCGACGTGAAGCACGTAATTGAAAAGGTCACGAAGGTGAGACTGTGA
- a CDS encoding universal stress protein codes for MLECALLAYDASPPSRKALHFAKELAKKTGSELLVLYVIDIKKLNEVLGNLDVEKLKVLERRANSLVEDAVKYLNEEGVKARGLVKKGPPPEAIVETAAEEGCSMIIVGSRGLKGLKRALLGSVSDKVLRISNVPVLIVKG; via the coding sequence TTGCTGGAGTGCGCGTTGCTGGCGTACGACGCTTCACCCCCCTCTCGGAAAGCTTTACACTTCGCGAAGGAGTTAGCGAAGAAAACTGGTTCGGAGCTCTTAGTACTTTACGTTATAGATATAAAGAAACTAAACGAAGTTTTAGGTAACTTAGACGTGGAAAAGCTGAAAGTTCTGGAGAGGAGGGCTAACTCTTTGGTGGAGGACGCAGTTAAGTACTTGAACGAAGAAGGCGTCAAGGCTAGGGGGCTGGTGAAGAAGGGGCCTCCGCCGGAAGCGATAGTGGAGACGGCGGCGGAGGAGGGCTGTTCAATGATAATTGTGGGCTCCCGCGGCCTCAAGGGCCTCAAGAGGGCGCTCTTGGGTAGCGTTTCAGATAAGGTGCTTAGGATAAGCAACGTACCGGTGCTCATCGTAAAGGGCTAA